From a region of the Corynebacterium aurimucosum genome:
- a CDS encoding CPBP family glutamic-type intramembrane protease — MWVAALISVLAFAGAHVALPLMIYALFLGTSLTLARFWFKTIKASFLIHAFNNLVVSIVILTGLS; from the coding sequence GTGTGGGTCGCAGCTTTAATTTCCGTATTAGCTTTTGCTGGGGCTCATGTCGCCTTGCCCTTGATGATCTACGCCTTATTTCTAGGCACGTCACTCACACTCGCTAGATTCTGGTTTAAAACAATAAAGGCATCATTTCTCATCCACGCTTTCAATAACCTCGTTGTATCCATAGTGATACTCACCGGACTATCGTGA
- a CDS encoding transposase, producing MPRYSEQFKRDAVALYENNEDLSLHAASAELGVNRSSLYSWLQQYGTGKRARTKTMRDKAQATADSERIRQLEKEVSKLREERDILRKAAKYFAEETRW from the coding sequence ATGCCTAGGTACTCCGAACAGTTCAAACGTGATGCTGTGGCCCTCTACGAAAACAATGAGGACCTCTCACTTCACGCGGCTTCAGCAGAGCTTGGAGTCAATCGTTCCTCACTTTATTCCTGGCTTCAGCAGTACGGCACCGGCAAGCGTGCCCGCACGAAGACCATGCGCGACAAGGCTCAAGCGACGGCTGATTCTGAGCGGATCCGCCAGCTAGAAAAAGAAGTCTCGAAGCTTCGTGAAGAACGCGATATCCTGCGCAAGGCCGCGAAGTATTTTGCCGAAGAGACACGCTGGTAA
- a CDS encoding PIN domain-containing protein, producing the protein MSGFTVIYDANVLYPNMLRDILIRLAGTGIYQARWTEDILDEVFRNLQANRPDLDPSKLRRTRELMCRAVDDCLVTGYEDLIESLSLPDPDDRHVLAAAIRCGAQVIVTENARDFPQDVMDKYGIEIQGADEFLCDQIDLFGTRVHQAITYAAAAFKNPPMTIDDVLDALARAGAPSAADLLRR; encoded by the coding sequence GTGAGTGGCTTTACCGTTATCTACGACGCCAACGTGCTGTACCCCAATATGTTGCGTGACATCCTGATCCGACTGGCAGGCACGGGCATTTACCAAGCCCGGTGGACTGAGGACATCCTGGATGAGGTTTTTCGCAACCTCCAGGCCAACCGGCCAGATCTTGACCCCAGTAAACTACGCCGAACCCGGGAGCTGATGTGTCGGGCTGTGGATGATTGTCTGGTGACTGGGTATGAAGATTTAATTGAGTCATTGTCCTTGCCGGATCCTGATGACCGTCATGTTCTTGCTGCTGCCATCAGGTGTGGTGCCCAGGTGATTGTCACCGAAAACGCGCGGGATTTTCCTCAAGACGTGATGGATAAATACGGCATCGAGATCCAGGGTGCTGATGAGTTTTTATGTGATCAGATTGATCTGTTCGGTACTCGTGTCCATCAGGCTATTACCTATGCCGCTGCGGCGTTCAAAAATCCCCCCATGACCATTGATGATGTACTTGACGCGCTAGCCAGGGCGGGAGCTCCTTCCGCAGCGGACTTACTCCGGAGATAG
- a CDS encoding helix-turn-helix domain-containing protein, with amino-acid sequence MAYLQDNEIASTAATAREALQKINRVLSDTSTNKDVKVVVEQSDEVIRLPREVATVLREILVNSVAGRSVSVIPMRAELTTQQAANLLNVSRPHVIKLMDDGILPGHKVGTHRRIYAADVQAYKHQRDIEARTAADDLTALTEEMGLYE; translated from the coding sequence ATGGCCTATCTACAAGACAACGAAATCGCTAGCACTGCGGCCACAGCCCGTGAGGCTTTGCAGAAAATCAATCGCGTCCTAAGCGATACATCTACCAATAAGGACGTCAAGGTCGTAGTGGAGCAGTCTGATGAGGTCATCCGTCTACCCAGAGAAGTCGCCACCGTCCTCCGGGAAATCCTGGTCAATTCAGTAGCCGGCAGATCGGTAAGCGTGATCCCCATGCGGGCCGAGCTAACCACCCAGCAAGCAGCTAACCTGCTTAATGTTTCTCGTCCGCATGTCATTAAATTGATGGATGACGGCATCTTGCCTGGACATAAGGTTGGTACTCATCGACGTATCTATGCGGCCGACGTGCAGGCCTATAAACACCAACGAGATATCGAGGCACGTACAGCTGCAGATGATCTCACCGCCCTAACCGAGGAGATGGGGCTGTACGAGTGA
- a CDS encoding recombinase family protein produces the protein MAKSSGSRGQRVGYIRVSTVEQNNQRQKELLNTSGRIDRFFEDKISGRTKSARPGLVECMAYVRDGDELVVSSIDRLARSLTDLRGIVDELTGKGVTVTFLHENLAFAKGTSNPRADLMLGILGSFAEFERAIIRERQAEGIALAKKAGKYKGRKPALSPGQVSEIKRRVVAGESKAALAREFGVTRPTVYRALKNA, from the coding sequence ATGGCCAAAAGCTCTGGTTCGCGTGGGCAGCGGGTGGGCTATATCCGAGTCTCGACGGTGGAGCAGAATAATCAGCGCCAGAAAGAACTACTCAATACTTCCGGCAGGATTGACCGGTTCTTTGAAGATAAAATTTCCGGCCGCACCAAGTCTGCCCGCCCTGGGCTTGTCGAGTGTATGGCCTATGTGCGCGACGGTGACGAACTCGTCGTCTCGTCAATTGACCGCCTCGCCCGATCGCTTACAGATCTTCGCGGCATTGTTGATGAACTTACCGGCAAGGGTGTGACTGTTACTTTCTTGCATGAGAATCTCGCGTTTGCGAAAGGCACGTCCAATCCGCGTGCGGATTTAATGCTCGGTATTTTAGGTTCGTTTGCGGAGTTTGAGCGGGCCATTATTCGTGAGCGCCAGGCGGAGGGGATTGCGTTGGCGAAAAAGGCCGGCAAGTACAAAGGGCGCAAGCCCGCTCTTAGCCCGGGCCAGGTGTCGGAGATTAAGCGACGTGTTGTGGCGGGGGAGTCGAAAGCAGCCTTGGCGCGAGAATTCGGGGTCACTCGCCCTACGGTGTATCGGGCGTTGAAGAACGCATAG
- a CDS encoding ABC transporter ATP-binding protein has translation MSNATTPVSSRLRDPLLTRSVKKLQSPVGHKLNKRYACLSLIVGVLDGLAVLTLVPLTKALDGDTTIAPWMWTLLAIALVAFALRFFATMASYHTALDFIRAAHTTVGDKLATLPLGWFVPANTGGLSRLVSDRFMVAAETIAHIQGTIYRDSAALVTLLVGACFWNPKLGLVLLIIAPLALVVMQLAAWIREKASNRALGPSKELSQRIVEFANRQPALRAAGQSQVFAPLEQALEIDHKARIRELWVSTLALLLNGIVVQIFIVALIMVSADLAVEGALSPLETIAIIGISLRFTRTLEQLGSSFVGLDAGRIALAETELITDAPSLPEPTTPRLGDGSGNVELLNVTFGYGDKPVLVDVTFHARPGTVTAIVGPSGSGKTTIARLISRFWDVDSGAVMVDGVDIRDLGTEQLMSRLSMVFQDVYLFDDSLIANIRVGRPDASDEEVFRAADLSGVTSIANRLGWHTPVGEGGRLLSGGERQRVSVARALLKQAPIVLFDEATSALDAENEANILAAMDELREQSTFIVIAHKLDTIKSADQIVVLDEHGQVSQLGTHSELSDVPGIYRHFWQQRKAASGWKISSGRD, from the coding sequence ATGTCTAATGCCACTACGCCTGTTAGTTCGCGTCTTCGTGATCCGCTACTCACTCGCAGTGTCAAAAAGCTGCAAAGTCCTGTAGGCCATAAGCTCAATAAAAGGTATGCTTGTCTATCGCTTATCGTTGGCGTGCTTGATGGCCTCGCCGTTCTCACGCTCGTGCCACTTACAAAGGCACTCGATGGGGATACGACGATCGCACCATGGATGTGGACGCTTTTGGCAATTGCGCTCGTAGCTTTTGCGCTACGATTTTTCGCAACCATGGCCTCTTACCACACGGCCTTGGATTTCATCCGAGCCGCGCACACGACTGTGGGCGATAAATTAGCAACGCTACCGCTCGGCTGGTTCGTACCGGCTAATACCGGCGGCCTATCTCGCCTCGTTTCAGATCGCTTTATGGTGGCGGCCGAGACCATTGCGCATATTCAAGGAACGATATACCGCGATAGCGCGGCACTTGTCACCTTGTTAGTAGGAGCGTGTTTCTGGAACCCGAAGCTGGGCTTGGTCCTTCTTATCATCGCACCATTGGCGCTCGTGGTGATGCAGTTGGCTGCATGGATTCGTGAGAAAGCATCGAACCGCGCACTGGGGCCGAGTAAAGAGCTCTCCCAGCGCATCGTAGAATTTGCTAACCGTCAACCAGCCCTGCGCGCGGCAGGACAATCACAAGTTTTTGCGCCACTAGAGCAAGCGCTAGAAATCGACCATAAAGCACGAATACGCGAGCTATGGGTATCCACATTAGCTTTGCTACTCAACGGCATAGTAGTGCAGATCTTCATTGTGGCTCTCATTATGGTCTCTGCGGATCTTGCCGTTGAAGGCGCCCTATCGCCACTAGAAACAATTGCGATCATCGGAATCAGCTTGAGGTTTACCCGCACGCTTGAGCAGCTGGGTTCTTCTTTCGTCGGTTTAGATGCCGGCCGTATCGCGCTCGCAGAAACTGAGCTCATCACCGATGCTCCTTCCCTGCCAGAACCCACTACTCCGCGCCTAGGCGATGGTTCGGGAAATGTAGAGCTGCTTAATGTCACGTTTGGATACGGCGATAAACCAGTATTGGTAGATGTCACTTTCCATGCTCGACCAGGCACCGTTACCGCCATTGTCGGTCCTTCTGGCTCCGGAAAGACCACAATTGCGCGCCTTATTTCGCGATTCTGGGATGTAGATTCCGGGGCGGTGATGGTTGACGGCGTAGATATCCGCGATCTTGGAACCGAACAGTTAATGTCCAGACTGTCCATGGTCTTTCAGGACGTTTACCTCTTCGATGACTCGTTAATCGCTAATATCCGCGTTGGTCGTCCCGACGCCTCCGATGAGGAAGTCTTCCGCGCAGCTGATCTTTCAGGCGTGACTTCTATTGCCAACCGCCTAGGGTGGCATACTCCTGTTGGTGAAGGCGGGCGGCTTCTATCCGGTGGTGAACGCCAGCGCGTATCTGTAGCTCGCGCGCTTCTCAAGCAAGCGCCGATTGTACTCTTTGATGAGGCTACCTCCGCGCTCGATGCAGAAAATGAGGCAAACATTCTTGCTGCGATGGACGAGCTACGGGAGCAATCTACTTTTATTGTCATCGCCCATAAGCTGGATACAATCAAATCTGCTGATCAAATCGTAGTCTTGGATGAACACGGGCAAGTCAGCCAGCTGGGCACGCATTCTGAGCTTTCCGATGTCCCCGGTATCTACCGTCACTTCTGGCAGCAACGCAAAGCAGCAAGCGGGTGGAAAATCAGTTCGGGACGCGATTAA